The Motacilla alba alba isolate MOTALB_02 chromosome 3, Motacilla_alba_V1.0_pri, whole genome shotgun sequence DNA window GGTGGCAATTCCACTCACCTTTCCAAATCACATCCCTGTTACGGATTAGcttaaacttcatttttctgtccaGCAGCCCCTTGTGCACTCTGCATCCAGCcactgggattttgttttttcctactGTGACAGAGAAGGTGTCAAGAACAGAAGCTTcccctaaaataaaaaagtaaagttGAAGTCCACAGGAATAACAAACTGGCACGAGGTAGAAGCAGGGGGCATTTTTCTAGGAGGGTAGAATTTGCCACATTTTGAGGCAAAAATGTATCAATGAGAGCTCACCTATTGTAGTCTCCACCACAGTTGGGGGCAGCCTGCTGTTCAGCTCATCCTTCAAGTCTTCTATAAGTTTGTAGATAACGTTgtgaagtttaatttttattccctttttatCAGCCAGCTTTTTGATGCTTTCATTGGCTTTCACACTGAATCCAAATATTACACCTGATAAATGAAACAACTGTCAAGTGATGACTACAGAGATGAGACTTTGAACAGTTCAAGTGAaattctgcagcacagggtACATTTTATTCCTGCTTCTCTTGTAAGGGGGGACCATTTGCCTCTCCTGCCACGGCTCATGGAGTGCTACCAACCTATCAAAATAAATAGCCCACAAAAGCCCACAGAAGGTCCCTGATGACAGAGCTGGAGGtatcaaagcagaaaataactCACACAGCTCCTGTAAAGGACACAGATCTCTCTTTTTGGGCTGGAAAAACAACTCGGTTGTGCAAATAAAGCTGGAAGTGAATTCTAAATGATTCTTGCCCAGCTGTGGGCTATGGCACGTGCAGTGACCTCACCCTCTGCAGCAGGTGAGAATTACGGGGTACGAACAGCGACAACTGACTCAGCCCTAGATCCAGTTGCCTCCCTGAGCAAAGAGAAAACTATTTTCTAACCTGCTTTTCTAGCTTTGCCCTGTGTGAGCATCATAAAGCAGCCTGAGTGAAGAGCCAGAGTTTAACCTTAACTGAATTTCTGGCAAGAGCTTTTCCAGAGTCCATTTCCGTGAGACTTTGAGCCTCCCCTTCTGCACCGAGCTGATGTTCAAGGAAACATTTTCAACATTCACCAAAATTTACCTTATTGATGCTGCTAATTAttattgagaaaataaaacgTGGCTGAAGCCTATGCATTTCAGTAATTTCCAAATTGTAAAATGATTTTGAAACACCCACCATTAAAGGCTTCAGCAAGGCTGATATCGTTTTCACTGATATCTCCCATTCCAAAGTAGACGATATCTAGTTTGCATTCATCCTCACAATCATAGCTGTCCAAAATGTTCAGAATAGCTTCAACAGATCCATCCACATCACCTGCACAGATAAATGGAAATACTGCTGGCTTTGTGTGAGTCAAAGACACAGAAATACCACTAATGTCCACTCCACACTGTGCAACAGAAAGTCTTCTGACATCTGTCACTCTTACTGTATTTTCAGTAATATGTTAAAACCCATCCAAAAAGTCTGTTAATTCCAAAAATAAACTGGATAAATACAGAAGGCCCGGAGGCTCTGCATCTGCTGTCACTGTCAAGTCAAGTTTGCAGGTTTTCAACTATAGTCACTGCTTGAGTATCACTAAATGAGGGTAAACCAAGTTCCTCCTGTCCCACTTTAATACACAATTGTTATTCTCCTCTATTTCCCTGATGCAAATGCTTATAgcttggggttgtttttttaacatatataGGGTTTTATAtaggtgtgtgtatatatatatatatatatatatatatatataggggTTTATAGGTATGGGTTTTACACAGGAGCCCCTGCGTAAGTGCACTGAGCATGTTAAGTTTTCCTGTTGCTcaggccctgctggcagcacatcCTCCTGACCAGTGGATGTTTTCTGATGCCCCTGCTCTTATGGGAGAAGCTCAATAACCAGTTTTAAACCGATCAAAACTTCTGTTTTGCTAACAGAAGCTGTATTTAGTTTAGAGCTCTGTTTCAGACTGAGCATTTGAGAAGCACAGAACCAAaggagcagcacacagacagggacagcacctTTAACTATTAATGAGAGTGTGTTTTCATCCATCTCTGTTCTCTCCTTAGGCCTCGAGAACATCAGATGCTTATTGGCCTTGTAGAGCGCTGCCTTCCTCTGTCTCCAGGTCAGGTGGgccagcttctgctgcttcttctcatATTCCAACCTGTGttccttctgctttgcttcaATAACTTCCAGATCCTTCTTCATCTTCTCCTGTTGTTCAACATAGGTCCTCCAAGCCACAACTTCCTGTGCCCTTTGCTGGGCAGGAAGACAGAAACATTACCTTTAAAGCACTGCAGCAGAACACTCTGCAATTTCATCCTTTCACATCCTCTCTACAGGCTCActcattttccttcatttttaactATAGGTTTTGCTGCACAGATGGCAGAGAATGAGACAAGAGCTTTTCCTCCCTGAGCTACCACGTGACTCAAGGCCTATTTTTATAGCATCTCTGCATTGCAGAAGAGAATTATTGTTCATTCTTTCCTGTGGTGTTCTTCCAGCTCTCACAACACCTATCTCAAGCTGTATTTCAcgcattttctttttgtcaggCAAGAGTTACGTCTTTCTCAAATTAAACACTGATGTCCTCAAGTACTGCACTGCTCCAGTGGAGATGAGGACAGTCCAGCAggggaaaggtggaaaagaaagaggcaaaAGGCAAACCCTCATTCCTCTTTCAGAGCATCAGCTCAGGTCCCCTAATCCCCGCTCGACCTTTCATGGGACTATCCAGGTGGTTAAAAGCTCTCACTTATTTTGTTActcagctccttcccatccTCGCAGCAGTGTGAGCTTTCCACTGAAGAGTTCTTTCTGTACCTCAGACTCTACTTCAAGGATTTCATCTCCTGCTGAAGGGCATTCCTTCCAGCCCATGATTTCCACGGGGATGCCTGGTGAGGCTGCCTCCACAGCTTTGCCATTCTCGTCGAACAGGAAACGCACTTTGGCCCAGGTCTTCCCTGCAACCAGAACACAGCCTTTCCTCAGAGTTCCTCTCTGGATGATGGCTGTGGTGAGTGCACTAGtgaagagcagaggagaaaaataacagaCAAAATTCAAGTGATGTTTCTCCTTGTCTTCACGGCCAGAGTAGGCACAACACAACCACGATGGATTTGTGATCCACCACAGGCAGAATATTCCTGTGATGATTTACTAGAGCACTCACCAAATGTTTCAGTGAgttaaaaagccccaaaatctATACTGCACTCTTCATTTCTGCAGATCAGTCCAAAATCTGACATTTGTGAACCCACAAACAGGATGATTTTACACATTAAGTgaacccccaccaaaaaaactccaaccccaaacaacaaatcTCAACAACCTTGTAGAATTCGGTTCATTTTCAAAGAGGGCAGAACACACCTTGTTCATAGAACCTGCCAACGGACTAAGACACTTAAGTGTGTTAAGAGTGTCATGTTACACAAAACTAGTCAAGAATTTTATGTGTATTGCCTGTTAACTTCATCATTCCTACTTTTAAACgacattttaaaaaccattcCAGTTCTACCATTTTACACGATTTCCTGTTACAGGATTTTCATTGCAGGGATATGATGGATTTTGCCCCATCAGTTTATAACCTCTTGTGCTGCAGAGTAGTATTTCAAGGCTTTGGCTAGGAACACTGCAAGGTGTTCTGGCTTTATTTACTGAGGCACAAGTTCCCCACCCAGTGTGTCTGTGCTGTCACAAAGCGCAGAGGTGGCACTTGACTCACCCTTTCCCTTTGTCTTTCCGAGACTCGATGATCGTCCCCTCCACCAGCCCCGTGGCATCTGCCTTCAGTTCCAACATCTCTGCCAGGGCAACAGTTGCCTCTGCCAAAACCATCAGGTTTTCCCCCTGCataaaaccacacaaaaccacacagaatAAAGGAAGTGCCCAAGCAAAGTGAGATCAGAAGTTGAACCCTCAGTGCCAAATTCCCCGAATGAGATGTGATGACATTCAACACCCAGGCAAGACTTCCAGGCAACAGACACAAAACTGCTGGACTGAACTACCAGTAGAAAAATGAGATATTACTGCTTGCTGGAAGTCTGAGcctcaaaatacatttcagtgcATTTCAAAGAATTCTGGCAAGTGCCAGTAGCACTGAGCTCGTGGCAAGATATCAAATACTAAGaacagaagcattttattttacagctggCAATTAAACATGCATTTCTCTGCATATATTAGAGCATCATTTTTTCTACCACAATCTTACCTTGagtgcagaaatatttacagcttGAACATCGCCTCCAAACTCTTCACAGACCACATCGTGAGCCAGCAATTCCTTCTTTACTCTTTCAGGATCAGCTTCAGGTTTGTCACATTTATTAATGGCCAGGATAAGAGGAACTAAAAAGAGAACACACAAACTCAGCACCAACCTAACCAAAACCTGCTGCCGCCACCACAGCTGCTAGAAAAGGTTAGAGCAAGTTTTGGGCCTTTAGGACAGATCATCTCACTTGGTGcctcttccctgagcagccatcGAGATCTGAGCTACCACGAGGAAGCTGGAGGAGTTATCCATGTAgagaaggtaaaaaaaccccaaacaatgaGCCCCTGTCTTGctaaatattcatattttaggATCTTTCTATATTCAGGACATATTCAAACATTGCAGGGGATGATGAATAGGACTAGGACAGTCACTTCCCAAGTTCTGTGGATGCCAGTCCAAGGAGGTTTTCTGGGAGGTAAAAGCAAAGTTCCCAAAGTCCCCCCCACCGTACCTCCTGCATTTTTGGCGTGCTGGATGGACTCTACGGTTTGCTGCATCACTCCAtcctctgctgccaccaccagAATGACAATGTCGGTGACGTTGGTGCCCCTCGCCCGCATGGCTGAAAAGGCTGCGTGGCCAGGAGTGTCCAGGAACGTTATCTTTTCCCCAGAAGGCATGTGCACTGCGAGCAAATGGTACAGCTTAGCATCAGCACCCAGCCAGCTTTATTTCATGTGCTGGACATCAAGCATCACTCCTTTGAGGGCATTTTAATAATAATGACATGTTTTAGGCAGTCAGGTAATTGTTGGCACGAAGGTCAAAGGTGCTGTTAAATCCTCAGGAACAAGAAAGTGTCCTGGGATCTTCCATAACCCAAAATTGTCAACTTGTGCAGACAATTCATTTCGAAGTTTTATGTACATAGTTACCACAGGTATCAGCACCAGACATTTTGTGTTATGGTTTCCTTTCTCACCATTTATGTGGcaaccttttttccccaatgaaCTGGCAGCAAGTCAGGCTGCTGtgtgggatggagaggaaacTGCGTTACACCTGAGCAGGTGGACCCGGATCATACCAATAAAAGCTCCGATGTGCTGTGTGATGCCTCCTGCTTCCATCGCCGCCACTTGGCTTTTCCTCAGGCTGTCCAGCAAGGTTGTTTTGCCATGATCCACGTGTCCCAGGATGGTGACAACTGGGGGCCGTGGGGTCAGTACTGCTGGGTCTGCAGGAGGTCTGTGTAATTGCAGCAAAAACAGGGGTtgtaaatgccaaaaaaaaattcacatgcCCGTGCCCTGCCATGCCCACCACAGCACTCGATGCCACACAGTCGAGGCTGCCTCCTCCCCAAACACCTGCAGAAAGGAATAGAATAGAAAGAGCCAAAAAGAGCAGCTCACAACTTGCCTCTTCACAGcatctgtgtttttcctttccttttcctctttcagttttgCTGATTTATACTTCATTCCTGATTTTTGAACAATCATCTTGATGTGGTCTTCGTGTAAGACGGAATCTGGTTCTACTGAATCAAGGTCAATGTTTGTGTACAGCAGCACTTCATAAATATGATCTGCAGCAAACATAAACACATTTAACAATTACATCCACAAAAACAtgtgggacaaaaaaaaaaaccccacccactACATCAgacttttccattattttctttgtgctaTTCACCAAGCAGTTTTCCTTTAGTTGGATTTATCTAGAAGTTGCCATTAATCTACGTACTTGCAGAGAACTTTCTGCAGATTTACTGAAAATTACTACTCTGTCAGCTGCTAGAATCTTATTTTCCACTCAGATATTCATAGCTTACTTTTTCAGTAACTCCAAAAGAGAAAACGGCTGAAACTCATCTAAAGCAAAGAGCAAAGGAGTGATTCAAGGAGGAAGGAAATTTGATAGATCTGATCACGTGCTCCTTTCTTTGGCTGTAGAGACACACAACTATTACAGTAGTCAAAAATTGTTACAGGGAGCAGTTCCAGACAAGTCTTGCCTCTCCCAGTGAATCAAAGGACTGTtctaatgaaacagaaattgctCCTGAATTTAAGATTCCTATTCCTGCTCTGGATTTTGGGCTGAAGCTCTTTAGCCTCGAGTTTTTAACTCACAGGGGTCCAGCTCTGACAGACCAGAGtgcagtgttttccttctggaatAACTTAGCTCCTGGGAAGCACAGCCACAAGGAGCAGCCTGCATGGATCTGAGGCCTTTCTGCTGGagaggacagacagacacgGCTTCTTCACATTTAAATGTCTGGCCTGGTCAGCTGGATGGCCCAGCATCTTTTCTCTTTAGTCTGCACCGTGTCTCCAACCATCTCCTTTGGGATGGATCCACAACCACCCAGGCCACTGAAGACACCTTTGCCACTGGAGGACGGGGTGTGACAAACGTTGCTGTTTCAGACCCCAGAGCAGGCTCTCACCTATGTCTTTGCCCATAGCTTGTGCCAGTTCCTCCACAGTCATCTTCTGCCTTATCTCCACCTCACCTTTTGTCAGGggaatcttctttttcttcttttttgtctcCTACATGGAATCAGACACACACATAGGAATATAAACTaagaaataacagaaacaatattaaaaagacAATGGTCTCAAGCCATAGGATGAAATAAACAAATCTTCTTTACTATAATACCAATTAATTACAATTAATGAATGAGTTAACACATCACAATGAACATTTCAGAAGTATAGCACACTACCCTTaatctttctgcattttaaatgtttcagaaCAAGGAcaaaaaccaataaaaccaTTTCCATT harbors:
- the MTIF2 gene encoding translation initiation factor IF-2, mitochondrial, whose protein sequence is MRRERRAGREARRGRGALSLPSLLPFPLFLPHSFLHSSGCQGRHPGARRKALPPRGGRAAADSGEMNQGLLLRFENLVQLRGACQHLRALSSRKVCGARWKPVELSAHPLGSLPLHPQLWPKHSLISAASSQCRHLATKEETKKKKKKIPLTKGEVEIRQKMTVEELAQAMGKDIDHIYEVLLYTNIDLDSVEPDSVLHEDHIKMIVQKSGMKYKSAKLKEEKERKNTDAVKRPPADPAVLTPRPPVVTILGHVDHGKTTLLDSLRKSQVAAMEAGGITQHIGAFIVHMPSGEKITFLDTPGHAAFSAMRARGTNVTDIVILVVAAEDGVMQQTVESIQHAKNAGVPLILAINKCDKPEADPERVKKELLAHDVVCEEFGGDVQAVNISALKGENLMVLAEATVALAEMLELKADATGLVEGTIIESRKDKGKGALTTAIIQRGTLRKGCVLVAGKTWAKVRFLFDENGKAVEAASPGIPVEIMGWKECPSAGDEILEVESEQRAQEVVAWRTYVEQQEKMKKDLEVIEAKQKEHRLEYEKKQQKLAHLTWRQRKAALYKANKHLMFSRPKERTEMDENTLSLIVKGDVDGSVEAILNILDSYDCEDECKLDIVYFGMGDISENDISLAEAFNGVIFGFSVKANESIKKLADKKGIKIKLHNVIYKLIEDLKDELNSRLPPTVVETTIGEASVLDTFSVTVGKNKIPVAGCRVHKGLLDRKMKFKLIRNRDVIWKGSLSSLKHHKDDVQVIKTGMDCGLSLDKNLEFSIGDEIICYEEKEVQQTTSWDPGF